The uncultured Trichococcus sp. DNA segment GGCCAACTCTCCCAACCACTGGCAGACATTATTCTGAATGACGAAGGCCTCTACGGTATTGATGAAATCCTTGCCCTTTCCATCGTCAACGTATACGGTTCTATAGGCTTCACGAACTATGGCTACATCGATAAAGTCAAGCCCGGCATCCTGCAGAAACTGAACGACAAATCCGATTCGGAATGCCACACTTTCCTTGATGACATCGTAGGCGCCATCGCAGCAGCAGCCGCCAGCCGCATCGCCCACGACAACCCAAACAAAAGCGACATCATGAAATAGAGTGTGATGAATCCCGGGGAAAAATCGAGCACCCACTCAAAACAAAAACCAGCCTGAATTGCCATCAAACAAGATGGCAATTCAGGCTGGTTTGTTTTATGTCGTTCTCACTTTCCTGCGTACCCAGAAGTACAACAGCACAAGCACTAGTTCTAGCATCACGAAGACCAGCACAAAGCAGTGCATGAAAAATTCCTGCGGCAACGCCAGAATGATCGGGTCAGTCCGGGCATCAAAGATCCAGGCATCATTATTGAAGAAGACACCATGGAACGCGACAAACAAGCGGTCAAAGTTCATGAATATGACAGCCAAAGCCACTAAAGGTGCAGCAACCATCAAGCGCAACGGATTCAGCATGCGCCAATAGCCCTGCTCTTTTTTCACCATCCGCAAAAACAACACGGTTGCGGCGGCAGATACCCCCAATATGGCATAATCCAGCAGAAACAGTCTTTTCACCTCATGAAAATGGAAAAGGCCGCTTTCGGATGCGGGAAAATCAGGCATCTTCAATTCCGCGATCCACGGAAAATTCAGATACTGCATCAGGATCCGGTAATTATCCAGAATGACAGCTTTCGAAAATCCGGTCATTTGTTCGATGTTCAGGTAATCGATATCAAAGCTGTAGAGCGGTGTGAAGTTGATCGTGAAAGCGACGCTCGCACTCAACACCAGCAAAAAAATGGCAGTATATCCGAAAAAATACTTCAGCTTCTGCGCCATCGCTACACTTCCCACTCGGACAGATCATTGACGATGTAGGTCGGTTGCTCATACTTGCCTTCAATGTCAACAAGTTGCGAGAATCCGGTCAGCACCATCAACGTGTCCACCCCATAATGGATACCCGCCAGGATATCCGTATTGTAGTTGTCCCCGACCATGATGACATCTTCCTTCTCCAGCTGCATCCTTTTGATGGCGCCGGCCATGATCGTTGGATACGGTTTTCCGATGATCAATGGCTCTTTCTGGGTGCAAGCTTTCAGAAAGGCGGTCAACGCACCGGCTCCCGGAATAAAGCCCCTTTCGGTCGGCAAATTGGTGTCTGGGTTCGTTGCAACAAATGCCGCCCCTTTTTGGATGGCCAAACAGGCAGCCTCCAATTGCTGATATGTAACCCCGCGATCCAACGCCTGCAGAACAAAATCAGGATCTTCATCGACCATCTCGAATCCGGCAGCTTGCACTATCTGCTTCAAGGATGGTTCACCGACGACCAGCACCTTTTTGCCGATGTTCAATTCATTCAGGTGATCCACTGCCGCCATGGCGCTAGTGTAGATATGATCTTCTGTCACATCGATCTGGAAATTGTTCAGTAGATTCTCTTTGACTTCCGTAGCGGTCTTGGTTGCATTGTTCGTGACGAACAGGAACGGAATGTTTTTATCCTGAAGTCGTTTGACGAAAACTTCCGCCGTAGGGATGCGCTCGGCCCCTTTGTACACGGTTCCGTCCAAATCGATTAAATAACCTCTATACTTTTTGATGATATTTCCCTCCTGATCACTGCTCTATCTTTTTGATTTGGAAACTTTTCTTCTCGCCCTTAGCAGGTCTGGTTGTTGTCGTTTTTGCCGTGTCCTTCGGCTGAGCGTCCTTCGCGTTCACATCTTTGATCACAAACCCTTTTTTTCTGCTTTGGCTTTTCGGTCTCTCGACATTTTTCGTATCTTTATTTTTGGTGGTAGTAGTCGGGGTCTTCTGGGCAGCTGTCTGAACAGTCGGTTCGACCGGCAGATCCCCTCTGTTGGCTTCACGGTTTTTTCGCTTACGATTGCGCTTCGTTTTTGTGATTTTCTCTTTCTCGGCACGTGTTTTTTCGATCACGAAATAGGCACAGCCAAAATTACAGTACTCATAGAGATAATCCTCCAGGAAACTGATTTTCTTATCTTGGGAAACCTTGCTGTTGTTGTTCCTGTAAAAGCCTTTCAGGCGCAATTGCTCGTAGCCCCAGTCCCCTACGATATAATCATACTTGTTCAGAATGGACGTATATCTTCCGGCCAAAGCTTCAGCATCAAAGCCTTCCCTGTGATTAATGCTCAGTTCGTATTCTTGCGTTCCCACCAGAAGGCGTTTATCGTCCAACAGCTTGACGATTGCTTCGTCTTCATTGCGCTCGCTTGTTTCCGGTTCACTTTCTTCCGAAAGATTTTCAAGCAAGGAATCCACTTGCGTCTTCAGTGTGTCATCCACTAATCCTTTTTTATCCACGGGTAGCACCTCACTTTTCTCTTATAATAGGAAATTTATCCTCCAAATGCAGACCGACCACATCCCGAAGGAAATACGGGAACAGTAGACGGCTGCGGCCTTCGTTTTCGATTGTCGGGAAATAAGTGATGT contains these protein-coding regions:
- a CDS encoding phosphatidylglycerophosphatase A — its product is MVKSDSELHARAVALMKERGVSVEDIADLVLHLQKPYVDNLTMEECIENVTAVFLKREVQNAIITGIEIDKLAEKGQLSQPLADIILNDEGLYGIDEILALSIVNVYGSIGFTNYGYIDKVKPGILQKLNDKSDSECHTFLDDIVGAIAAAAASRIAHDNPNKSDIMK
- a CDS encoding TIGR01906 family membrane protein, whose amino-acid sequence is MAQKLKYFFGYTAIFLLVLSASVAFTINFTPLYSFDIDYLNIEQMTGFSKAVILDNYRILMQYLNFPWIAELKMPDFPASESGLFHFHEVKRLFLLDYAILGVSAAATVLFLRMVKKEQGYWRMLNPLRLMVAAPLVALAVIFMNFDRLFVAFHGVFFNNDAWIFDARTDPIILALPQEFFMHCFVLVFVMLELVLVLLYFWVRRKVRTT
- a CDS encoding TIGR01457 family HAD-type hydrolase, with translation MKKYRGYLIDLDGTVYKGAERIPTAEVFVKRLQDKNIPFLFVTNNATKTATEVKENLLNNFQIDVTEDHIYTSAMAAVDHLNELNIGKKVLVVGEPSLKQIVQAAGFEMVDEDPDFVLQALDRGVTYQQLEAACLAIQKGAAFVATNPDTNLPTERGFIPGAGALTAFLKACTQKEPLIIGKPYPTIMAGAIKRMQLEKEDVIMVGDNYNTDILAGIHYGVDTLMVLTGFSQLVDIEGKYEQPTYIVNDLSEWEV
- a CDS encoding YutD family protein, translating into MDKKGLVDDTLKTQVDSLLENLSEESEPETSERNEDEAIVKLLDDKRLLVGTQEYELSINHREGFDAEALAGRYTSILNKYDYIVGDWGYEQLRLKGFYRNNNSKVSQDKKISFLEDYLYEYCNFGCAYFVIEKTRAEKEKITKTKRNRKRKNREANRGDLPVEPTVQTAAQKTPTTTTKNKDTKNVERPKSQSRKKGFVIKDVNAKDAQPKDTAKTTTTRPAKGEKKSFQIKKIEQ